A portion of the Sphingobacterium spiritivorum genome contains these proteins:
- a CDS encoding DUF808 domain-containing protein, giving the protein MASGIFAILDDIAALMDDVAVTSKIATQKTAGILGDDLAVNAEKATGFLSSRELPVLWAITKGSFINKLIIVPIALLLNVFFPVAIKFILVLGGFYLAYEGVEKIIEYFFHRSKKGHEVIEERQENNGDFEKAKIKSAVTTDFILSVEIVIIALGTVLDRSLTLQIITVSVVAILATVGVYGIVALIVRMDDAGYKLIKHSNNKGFLSKVGQLLVSSLPIIIKCLAVVGTVALILVSGGIFVHNIDYLHHIAPNVPSIVKEVSIGLIAGLLVVALVTASKKLFGMFRTAD; this is encoded by the coding sequence ATGGCATCAGGTATTTTTGCGATTTTGGATGATATAGCTGCTTTAATGGACGATGTAGCAGTAACCAGTAAAATAGCTACACAAAAAACTGCAGGAATATTAGGAGATGATCTGGCTGTCAACGCAGAAAAAGCGACAGGGTTTCTATCTTCACGCGAATTGCCCGTACTATGGGCAATCACAAAGGGATCCTTTATCAATAAACTCATAATAGTTCCCATTGCTTTGCTTCTTAATGTGTTTTTTCCGGTAGCGATTAAGTTTATACTAGTTTTGGGCGGATTTTATCTGGCTTATGAAGGAGTAGAAAAAATTATTGAATACTTTTTTCATCGTTCCAAAAAAGGCCATGAAGTCATTGAAGAAAGGCAGGAGAATAATGGGGATTTTGAAAAAGCTAAAATAAAATCTGCAGTTACAACAGATTTTATTCTTTCCGTAGAGATTGTCATTATAGCCTTGGGTACAGTATTGGACAGAAGTCTGACACTGCAGATTATAACTGTTTCTGTTGTTGCTATTCTGGCTACAGTCGGGGTATATGGTATCGTTGCACTGATTGTGAGAATGGATGATGCCGGTTATAAACTCATCAAACATTCTAACAATAAAGGTTTCTTGTCCAAAGTAGGCCAGTTGCTGGTGAGTTCACTTCCGATTATTATCAAATGTCTTGCTGTAGTAGGTACGGTAGCCTTAATCCTAGTATCAGGTGGGATTTTTGTTCATAATATAGACTATTTACATCATATAGCTCCGAATGTTCCATCCATTGTAAAAGAAGTATCAATCGGATTGATAGCAGGGCTTCTCGTAGTGGCTTTAGTGACAGCCAGCAAAAAATTGTTCGGTATGTTCCGTACAGCGGATTAG
- a CDS encoding DUF2071 domain-containing protein: protein MKIPVIHGYIERRLLINYTADPEIISGILPTPFRPKLYKGKAIVGICLIRLKHIKPKGLPDILGIGSENAAHRIAVEWDEGDIIKEGVYIPRRDTSSRINSIAGGRIFPGKHHLATFEVKENLHAYHIDILSSDQTSVSISAEIASAFTKESIFGTLDEVADFFEKGCDGYSPNGKGFDGLRLHTYQWKVTPLTVGQVSSSFFENQSIFPENSIRFDNAILMENIEHEWHSLPVKIK from the coding sequence ATGAAAATACCTGTCATACACGGCTATATTGAAAGAAGATTGCTTATCAATTATACTGCAGATCCTGAAATTATATCAGGTATCTTACCAACCCCATTCAGACCCAAACTTTATAAAGGAAAAGCGATTGTGGGTATATGTCTGATTCGATTAAAACATATAAAACCAAAAGGACTCCCTGATATTTTAGGCATAGGATCCGAAAATGCTGCACATAGAATTGCTGTCGAATGGGATGAAGGAGATATTATTAAAGAAGGAGTATATATCCCCAGACGGGACACTTCTTCAAGGATTAATTCGATAGCAGGTGGGAGAATATTTCCGGGAAAACATCACCTTGCAACGTTTGAAGTTAAAGAAAACCTGCACGCTTATCATATTGACATCTTAAGTTCAGATCAGACCTCTGTATCTATCTCCGCAGAAATTGCGTCTGCTTTTACTAAAGAGTCGATATTCGGTACACTGGATGAAGTTGCTGATTTTTTTGAAAAGGGATGTGATGGATATTCTCCCAATGGGAAAGGTTTTGACGGATTACGGCTTCACACGTATCAATGGAAGGTAACACCTCTTACAGTAGGACAGGTATCGTCCAGCTTTTTTGAAAATCAGAGCATATTTCCAGAAAACAGTATTCGTTTTGACAATGCAATCTTAATGGAAAATATTGAGCATGAATGGCACTCTTTACCAGTCAAAATAAAGTAA
- a CDS encoding CatB-related O-acetyltransferase, whose product MKEGKQKHWSIVEYLHETVTNTNIHIKGTKSYYSAAWTGSFEESVVRYLYGDTYSLKTWEPQWKIDQLYIGNYVCIGAEVIILMGGNNTHRSDWFSLYPFVETLETSYKTKGDTHICDGAWLGIRSVIMPGIRIGEGAIVAAGAIVTKDVAPYSIVGGNPAKLIGYRFPEETIAKLLDMQLYSWPEEKFEALKSYICASDIDQLVKAEQEYNL is encoded by the coding sequence ATGAAAGAAGGGAAACAAAAACATTGGTCAATAGTCGAATATCTGCATGAAACCGTGACCAATACCAATATTCATATAAAAGGCACGAAAAGTTATTACAGTGCTGCATGGACAGGATCTTTTGAAGAATCTGTCGTGCGTTATCTCTATGGAGATACCTACAGTCTAAAAACCTGGGAACCACAGTGGAAAATTGATCAGCTCTATATCGGTAATTACGTATGCATCGGAGCGGAAGTCATTATCCTGATGGGTGGTAATAATACTCACCGTTCGGATTGGTTTAGCTTATATCCTTTTGTCGAAACATTGGAAACATCATATAAAACAAAAGGAGATACACATATCTGTGACGGAGCGTGGCTGGGCATACGATCGGTCATCATGCCGGGTATTCGTATTGGTGAAGGCGCTATTGTGGCCGCAGGAGCTATTGTTACTAAAGACGTAGCGCCCTATAGCATTGTCGGAGGAAATCCTGCAAAACTGATCGGTTACAGGTTTCCGGAAGAAACAATAGCAAAACTATTAGATATGCAATTGTACTCCTGGCCGGAAGAAAAGTTTGAAGCACTGAAATCTTACATCTGTGCTAGTGATATTGATCAATTGGTGAAAGCGGAGCAGGAATATAATCTCTAA
- a CDS encoding RNA polymerase sigma-70 factor, producing the protein MSTGKRSDENKSRDTYRAKEEEPLRLLFNDVFYTYEKALFRLSLNTCKDEHVAHDIVHDVFLKLWEIRQQLHEIKSIESFLFTMTRNKIMDHLRKVASDARLRQAIWESMQNIVDNQPPPVEYKEYKEILRKAVDNLPEQRKAIYLMRDEGYNYQEIADEFDISRHTVKNQISAAMKSIRKVFSNFLSF; encoded by the coding sequence ATGTCAACAGGGAAAAGGTCAGATGAAAATAAATCACGGGATACGTATCGTGCAAAGGAAGAAGAACCTTTGCGATTGTTGTTCAATGATGTTTTCTATACCTATGAAAAGGCCCTTTTCAGATTATCGTTAAATACCTGTAAAGACGAACATGTTGCACATGATATTGTGCATGATGTATTTCTGAAACTCTGGGAAATCCGGCAACAGCTCCACGAAATCAAATCTATAGAATCCTTTCTGTTTACGATGACTCGTAATAAAATTATGGATCATCTCCGTAAAGTGGCATCTGATGCAAGGTTAAGGCAGGCTATCTGGGAATCTATGCAGAATATAGTTGATAATCAGCCCCCTCCGGTAGAATACAAAGAATACAAGGAAATTCTACGTAAGGCTGTGGATAATCTTCCGGAACAACGTAAAGCCATTTATCTGATGCGGGATGAAGGATATAATTATCAGGAAATCGCAGATGAATTTGATATTTCCAGGCATACGGTGAAAAATCAGATATCAGCCGCTATGAAATCCATTCGCAAAGTTTTTTCTAATTTCCTTTCTTTCTGA
- a CDS encoding FecR family protein, translated as MKTRIRYLLRRYFYNHATHQELVEFFDIVRSAQYDDELSILLKELYEELKREDPSLTFVDAEGNLMELPDRDRVQSTTDKVSGVSSIKRWMVGLSAALVVLFFSWGVYRIWGHRESEKHGEYVQVIKEAANDENKVLHLADGTTVWLNGSSRLEYPQNFEKGKPREVTLIGEAYFEVHKAADWPFIVHTGTISTTVVGTEFNVKAYPGMKDVMVAVKNGKVKVSKNDKLLAVLQKDQELRVPVIAPVQQMEEHILTDKMAGNWKDGYLEYEDESIASVLLDLQRIYQIEIILEKKEIADKAVTLSVRKDSGSLQVLEILCALTESRLKTDKTNYIIY; from the coding sequence ATGAAGACACGTATTCGTTATTTGCTGCGCCGTTATTTTTATAATCATGCTACCCATCAGGAACTTGTTGAGTTTTTTGATATTGTTCGTAGTGCGCAATATGATGACGAATTATCGATATTACTTAAAGAATTATATGAGGAGCTGAAGCGTGAAGATCCTTCTCTCACTTTTGTTGATGCGGAGGGTAATCTTATGGAACTTCCGGATAGGGACAGAGTCCAATCCACAACGGATAAAGTATCTGGTGTATCTTCTATTAAAAGGTGGATGGTTGGTCTGTCGGCAGCTCTTGTTGTCTTGTTTTTCTCCTGGGGAGTTTACCGGATATGGGGACATAGAGAAAGCGAAAAGCACGGGGAATATGTACAGGTTATCAAAGAAGCTGCAAATGATGAGAATAAAGTACTTCATCTGGCAGATGGTACTACAGTCTGGCTGAACGGATCATCGCGTCTGGAATATCCTCAAAATTTTGAGAAAGGTAAACCCAGAGAAGTTACCCTTATCGGCGAAGCCTATTTTGAAGTTCATAAAGCTGCTGACTGGCCATTTATTGTACATACCGGCACCATCAGTACAACAGTAGTTGGAACGGAATTTAATGTAAAAGCATATCCTGGAATGAAGGATGTCATGGTAGCAGTTAAAAATGGCAAAGTAAAAGTCAGTAAGAATGATAAATTACTTGCTGTATTGCAGAAAGATCAGGAATTAAGAGTGCCTGTCATAGCACCAGTACAGCAAATGGAAGAACATATCCTCACAGATAAGATGGCGGGTAACTGGAAAGACGGTTATCTGGAATACGAAGACGAAAGCATAGCATCTGTGCTTCTTGATTTGCAGCGCATCTATCAGATCGAAATAATATTAGAGAAAAAGGAAATTGCAGACAAAGCTGTGACGTTATCCGTACGAAAAGATAGTGGCTCTTTGCAAGTGTTGGAGATCCTGTGTGCGCTCACAGAGAGCCGTTTGAAAACAGATAAAACAAACTATATCATTTATTAA
- a CDS encoding TonB-dependent receptor: MKISLLALILTCVTTFAAYSSNAQNLRDVKASLPSETLKLKDALRQLEKQTKIRFTYMSSDVNQKTVQTNGKRTNLADILDDLLQNTDLQYQVINQTIIIKKENSERNSAEKITAGNQQQPVKGHILDEKGNKLAGVTVRLKGTNLVTSTNGNGYFEFSGASSTQPVLIVSYVGYQLLEQAYTSSSAEGIELRLQPDLGNLDEVTVIGYGTTSKRVSTGSTAGISSDIIQRAPVNNPLEALQGRIAGLEVNSSNGLPGASFNVRLRGINSLNENANAPLYIVDGVPYFSESLNVFTGDNGSQSPLAAINPADIERIDVLKDADATAIYGSRGANGVILITTKKGQTGKTQVSFNAYTGAGKVSNNLEMLSTAEYLELRREAFANSGGTPDPETPDLFQWNQTEDQNWQKLLMGNTGKLTEANFSASGGSELTTFLMSGTFRNETTVQPGNNGYKKGAGMLSINHRSSDNKFSISATANYTGDLNDALATDISQYFNLSPNLPIYDDGGDYYWYGNIQNPYAFLDRKSESRNKALLSSGTIRYSPLKGLNLSATVGYNHTALNQLQMYPKRSFNPQNSTVSMSYFGNSSISSYSIEPQASYTYQLGKGTFDVLAGTTWQQSVRDGQFLQAEDFTSDSQLDNINAAVTIRPRTFNYSKYRYQAAFARATYNYNNKYILNATFRRDGSSRFGPDKRVGNFGSVGAAWVFTEENWFKEAVPFMNFGKLRGSYGSTGNDQIGDYGFMDSWSYLNYPYGGVAGLYPTRVANPTYSWERNRKLEGGLELAFWNSRLTLNINHYYNKSDNQLISSTLSPQTGFSGYTANMPGIVENRGWEFEIGSTNYRTDDFEWKTNANLTISRNKLVAYPGLVGSGEEGRFAIGQPLDIVFGFQFTGVDPQTGLAQFADLNGDGKVDNNLGDQYVLGTHLPKFFGGLSNSFRYKNLDVSFLLQFVKQEGEMLNFGYMSPASLGSLANFDKSALRRWRNQGDVTDIPRAAALATDDGYKTYNTFYRHSDAQWGDASFIRLKNVMVSYDFTSLLSVLKTQRISLYAQGQNLFTITGYDGFDPETRGYVVPPLKYYTLGIRFTY, from the coding sequence ATGAAAATATCCTTACTAGCCCTTATACTGACATGTGTCACGACCTTCGCAGCTTATAGCTCCAACGCCCAAAACCTAAGGGATGTAAAAGCTTCTCTGCCGTCGGAGACACTTAAACTAAAGGATGCACTTCGTCAGCTGGAGAAGCAGACGAAAATCAGATTTACCTATATGAGCAGTGATGTCAACCAAAAAACTGTTCAGACAAATGGTAAGCGTACCAATCTGGCAGATATCCTGGATGACCTGTTGCAAAACACAGATTTACAATATCAGGTGATCAACCAAACCATCATTATTAAAAAAGAAAATTCCGAAAGGAACAGCGCTGAAAAAATTACAGCGGGCAATCAACAGCAACCTGTAAAAGGACATATTCTCGACGAAAAGGGTAATAAACTGGCCGGAGTTACAGTGCGATTGAAAGGAACTAATCTGGTGACATCAACCAACGGAAATGGTTACTTTGAATTTTCAGGAGCATCTTCCACCCAACCCGTCCTTATTGTGTCTTATGTCGGATATCAGTTACTTGAGCAAGCCTATACTTCTTCATCTGCTGAAGGAATAGAACTTCGTCTTCAACCTGATCTGGGTAATCTGGATGAAGTAACAGTCATCGGTTATGGTACTACAAGTAAGCGCGTAAGTACCGGATCTACAGCAGGTATTTCCAGTGATATTATACAACGTGCACCGGTAAACAATCCTTTAGAAGCTTTACAGGGGCGTATTGCAGGTCTTGAAGTCAACAGTTCCAATGGATTGCCCGGAGCCTCCTTTAATGTGAGATTAAGAGGTATTAATTCCCTGAATGAAAATGCGAATGCTCCCCTTTATATTGTGGATGGTGTGCCGTATTTTTCTGAATCCTTAAATGTATTCACCGGAGATAACGGTTCACAAAGTCCGCTTGCAGCTATTAATCCTGCTGATATCGAACGGATTGATGTGCTCAAAGATGCGGATGCAACTGCAATATACGGATCAAGAGGAGCGAATGGAGTCATTCTGATTACCACAAAAAAAGGACAGACAGGTAAAACGCAGGTGAGTTTTAATGCTTACACTGGTGCAGGCAAAGTATCCAATAATCTGGAAATGTTAAGTACTGCTGAATACCTGGAATTGCGCCGGGAAGCTTTTGCCAATTCCGGTGGAACTCCCGACCCTGAAACTCCGGATCTGTTCCAATGGAATCAGACTGAAGATCAGAACTGGCAAAAGCTGCTAATGGGAAATACAGGTAAACTTACGGAAGCTAATTTTTCGGCTTCAGGAGGATCTGAGCTGACTACTTTCCTGATGAGTGGAACATTTAGAAATGAAACTACTGTACAGCCCGGAAATAATGGATATAAGAAAGGAGCCGGAATGTTGTCGATCAATCACAGGTCGAGTGATAATAAGTTTTCTATATCTGCAACAGCTAATTACACAGGCGATTTGAACGATGCATTGGCTACCGACATAAGTCAGTATTTTAACCTGTCCCCAAATTTGCCAATTTATGATGATGGAGGTGATTATTACTGGTATGGAAATATACAGAATCCATATGCTTTTCTGGATCGTAAATCAGAATCCCGTAATAAAGCTTTGTTGTCCAGCGGAACCATACGGTACAGCCCGTTGAAAGGATTGAATCTTTCTGCTACGGTTGGTTATAATCATACCGCATTGAATCAGTTGCAAATGTACCCTAAAAGAAGTTTTAATCCGCAAAACTCTACCGTAAGCATGTCCTATTTTGGTAACAGCAGCATCTCTTCGTACAGCATAGAACCACAGGCCAGCTACACGTACCAACTCGGAAAGGGGACTTTTGATGTTCTGGCAGGTACTACATGGCAGCAAAGTGTACGGGATGGTCAGTTTTTACAGGCAGAAGATTTTACTTCAGACTCACAACTGGATAATATCAATGCAGCTGTGACAATCCGACCACGTACATTCAATTATTCCAAATACAGATATCAGGCCGCTTTCGCACGTGCTACCTATAACTATAATAACAAATACATACTGAATGCAACCTTCCGTCGTGATGGCTCATCCCGATTTGGTCCGGACAAACGTGTAGGTAATTTTGGGTCTGTAGGCGCTGCATGGGTATTTACAGAAGAAAATTGGTTTAAGGAAGCCGTTCCGTTTATGAATTTCGGAAAGTTACGCGGAAGTTACGGTTCCACAGGTAATGATCAGATTGGAGATTATGGATTTATGGATAGCTGGAGTTATCTGAATTATCCATATGGAGGAGTAGCTGGTTTGTATCCTACACGTGTTGCCAATCCTACATACAGCTGGGAAAGAAACCGTAAGTTGGAAGGCGGACTGGAACTTGCTTTCTGGAACAGCCGGCTGACCCTGAATATCAATCACTATTACAATAAATCGGACAATCAGCTTATCAGTTCAACATTGTCTCCACAAACCGGGTTTTCCGGATATACGGCTAATATGCCTGGTATTGTTGAAAACAGAGGCTGGGAGTTTGAAATTGGTTCTACCAATTACAGAACGGATGATTTTGAATGGAAAACAAATGCCAACCTGACAATCTCACGCAATAAACTGGTCGCTTATCCCGGACTTGTAGGGTCAGGGGAGGAAGGCCGATTTGCCATTGGTCAGCCCCTGGATATTGTATTCGGTTTTCAGTTTACAGGTGTAGATCCACAGACAGGTCTTGCACAGTTTGCGGATCTGAATGGAGATGGAAAAGTTGATAATAATCTTGGAGACCAATATGTATTGGGGACACATCTTCCTAAGTTTTTCGGTGGATTGAGTAACAGTTTCCGGTATAAAAACCTGGATGTAAGTTTTCTGCTCCAATTTGTAAAACAAGAAGGAGAGATGCTGAATTTCGGATATATGTCGCCTGCGAGTCTGGGATCATTGGCCAATTTTGACAAATCCGCGTTGCGACGTTGGAGAAATCAGGGCGATGTAACAGATATTCCACGAGCTGCAGCTTTAGCAACAGATGACGGTTATAAGACATACAATACCTTTTACAGACATTCCGACGCACAATGGGGAGATGCTTCTTTCATCCGCTTAAAGAATGTAATGGTCAGTTATGATTTTACTTCGTTGCTATCAGTACTTAAGACACAGCGCATCAGTTTGTATGCACAGGGGCAGAATCTGTTTACTATCACTGGATATGATGGTTTTGATCCCGAGACAAGAGGTTACGTAGTACCTCCATTGAAATATTATACTTTAGGCATTCGTTTCACTTATTAA